In Myxococcales bacterium, the following proteins share a genomic window:
- a CDS encoding aldo/keto reductase, which yields MQTIKLGRTGYEVSRLGLGTWGLGGDSWRGQDSRDSQRAVYHAVERGVTFIDTALEYGDGNSERLVGEVVRDLRAQDSVVVATKVPPADDHWPGRATSPLASVFAPAYVTKQVEQSLRNLRLETLPIAQLHVWHDAWLDDPIWPELRDAMQRLTRAGHVQHWGLSVNDHAPATALRAAASGDFSTVQVIFNIFDQAPREALLAACQPADVGVIFRCPLDEGALAGRVGVGSTFPPHDWRNRYFAAERLPELARRIAALCAYCRDVAPAALSEETAKGIAMTRMPRDYYEAADLPELALRFVNSFAGCVIPGMRQKKHVDHSLAAVARGPLSSALIDELAAHAWQKNWY from the coding sequence ATGCAAACGATCAAGCTAGGACGCACTGGGTATGAAGTGTCGCGCCTCGGGCTCGGCACGTGGGGCCTTGGCGGAGATAGCTGGCGCGGCCAGGATAGCCGCGATAGCCAGCGCGCGGTGTACCACGCCGTCGAACGCGGGGTGACGTTCATCGATACCGCGCTTGAGTACGGCGATGGCAATAGCGAGCGCTTGGTTGGCGAGGTGGTGCGCGATTTGCGTGCGCAAGACAGCGTGGTCGTTGCGACCAAGGTGCCACCCGCTGACGATCACTGGCCCGGGCGTGCGACGTCGCCCTTGGCGTCGGTATTTGCGCCGGCGTACGTAACCAAGCAGGTCGAGCAGTCGCTGCGCAATCTACGGCTAGAGACGCTGCCTATTGCGCAGCTTCACGTTTGGCACGACGCCTGGCTCGACGACCCCATATGGCCCGAATTGCGCGATGCGATGCAGCGCCTAACCAGGGCCGGGCATGTCCAGCATTGGGGCCTTTCGGTCAATGATCACGCGCCCGCCACCGCGCTGCGGGCCGCCGCGAGCGGCGATTTTTCCACGGTGCAGGTGATCTTCAACATCTTCGACCAAGCACCGCGCGAGGCCTTGCTTGCGGCGTGCCAGCCGGCCGACGTTGGCGTGATATTTCGCTGCCCGCTGGATGAGGGGGCGTTGGCTGGCCGGGTTGGCGTGGGATCTACCTTTCCGCCGCATGATTGGCGCAATCGCTATTTCGCGGCCGAGCGCTTACCCGAGCTGGCGCGGCGCATAGCGGCGCTCTGCGCGTATTGTCGTGATGTCGCGCCTGCCGCCCTCAGCGAAGAGACCGCGAAGGGCATCGCCATGACGCGAATGCCGCGCGATTACTACGAGGCCGCGGATCTTCCCGAACTCGCGTTAAGATTCGTCAACTCATTTGCCGGCTGCGTTATTCCCGGCATGCGGCAAAAAAAACACGTCGATCACAGCCTCGCCGCGGTGGCGCGCGGACCGCTTTCGAGCGCGCTAATTGACGAGCTCGCCGCGCACGCCTGGCAAAAAAACTGGTACTAA
- a CDS encoding ABC transporter ATP-binding protein → MIRVKNVSKYYGGKRALGPVSFEIADAETVGFLGLNGAGKTTVLRMLACDLSPSSGSIEVDGIDTVANPHEVKKRIGFVPESPPLYGDMTVVDYLRFAGELRAMSSGALRKRLGEVLALTQLTSVAGQVISTLSHGYKQRVGVAQAIIHQPKLLILDEPTRGLDPVQIVEMRKLVNDLKTAHTVLVSSHILTEISQTCDRLLVLGKGDIIGSGTEQELSAHGDIRQVSLTVRHDSATVDDLRATLLAIAGVDRIVDAFSQAGGVTIEVATSRDVRAELGRTVIAAGWDLLRLDYARSELEGTFLRLVGDKHVSN, encoded by the coding sequence ATGATCCGTGTGAAAAACGTCAGTAAATACTATGGCGGTAAGCGGGCGCTGGGCCCGGTATCGTTCGAAATCGCCGATGCGGAGACCGTCGGTTTCCTCGGCCTCAACGGCGCCGGCAAGACCACGGTGCTGCGCATGTTGGCGTGCGACCTGTCGCCCTCCTCAGGCTCGATTGAAGTCGATGGCATCGATACCGTGGCCAATCCGCACGAGGTAAAGAAGCGCATCGGCTTTGTGCCCGAATCGCCGCCGCTGTATGGCGATATGACGGTGGTCGACTACCTGCGGTTTGCCGGCGAATTGCGCGCGATGAGCTCGGGCGCGTTGCGCAAACGCCTCGGTGAGGTCCTGGCGCTGACTCAGCTAACTAGCGTCGCGGGACAGGTGATTTCCACGCTTTCGCATGGCTACAAGCAACGCGTTGGCGTGGCCCAAGCCATCATTCACCAGCCCAAGCTGCTCATTCTCGATGAGCCGACGCGCGGCCTCGATCCGGTGCAGATCGTCGAAATGCGCAAGCTGGTCAACGACCTCAAGACGGCGCACACGGTGCTGGTGTCGTCACACATTCTCACCGAAATCAGCCAAACTTGTGACCGCCTGCTCGTGCTTGGCAAAGGCGACATCATCGGCAGCGGTACCGAGCAAGAACTCTCGGCGCACGGCGATATTCGTCAGGTGAGCCTTACGGTGCGCCACGACTCGGCAACTGTGGACGATTTGCGCGCGACGCTGCTTGCCATCGCCGGCGTCGATCGCATCGTCGATGCCTTTTCGCAGGCAGGCGGCGTTACCATTGAAGTGGCGACCAGCCGCGACGTCCGCGCGGAACTTGGACGCACGGTCATCGCAGCCGGCTGGGATTTGCTGCGCCTCGACTACGCGCGCAGCGAGCTTGAAGGCACGTTCTTACGGCTCGTAGGAGATAAACATGTCAGCAACTAG